A window from Streptomyces sp. NBC_00271 encodes these proteins:
- the sigJ gene encoding RNA polymerase sigma factor SigJ: MGGRDGPGGSELEDELGAEWETHRPAVFGVAYRLLGTVADAEDVTQDVWLRAAGADLQDIGDLRAWLVTVAARRSYDILKSARVRRETYVGPWLPEPLLTGPDASQPVLVDESVSSAMLLIMEELSPPERVAFVLHDVFGLGFGRIAEVLDVSVPGARQLASRARRRVAKAKHSTPQASKAERERVLTVFRAAYEAGDLVGLVRLLHPDAVYVTDGGGKILAARKLIHGGERVAEVMVRTGRQWHPDRIDFAEVGGELALVFHREGRVYSVDTVQITDGLITAYRRVMNPDKLVRV; this comes from the coding sequence ATGGGTGGCCGAGACGGGCCCGGAGGGTCTGAGCTGGAGGACGAGCTCGGAGCCGAATGGGAGACGCACCGGCCCGCGGTCTTCGGCGTGGCCTACCGGCTGCTGGGGACTGTGGCCGATGCCGAGGATGTCACCCAGGACGTGTGGCTGCGGGCGGCCGGAGCGGATCTGCAGGACATCGGTGATCTGCGGGCCTGGCTGGTGACGGTGGCCGCGCGACGGTCGTACGACATTCTCAAGAGCGCCCGTGTCCGCCGGGAGACCTATGTCGGGCCGTGGCTGCCGGAGCCGCTGCTGACAGGGCCGGACGCGTCGCAGCCGGTACTCGTTGACGAGTCCGTCAGTTCGGCGATGCTCCTGATCATGGAGGAGCTGAGTCCGCCGGAGCGGGTGGCCTTCGTCCTGCACGATGTCTTCGGTCTTGGGTTCGGCCGGATCGCCGAGGTGCTGGACGTCTCCGTGCCGGGTGCCCGGCAGCTCGCCTCGCGGGCACGACGGCGGGTGGCCAAGGCGAAGCACTCCACGCCGCAGGCGTCGAAGGCGGAGCGCGAACGGGTCCTCACGGTCTTCCGCGCCGCCTACGAGGCCGGGGACCTGGTCGGCCTGGTCAGGCTCCTGCATCCGGACGCCGTGTATGTCACCGACGGCGGCGGCAAGATCTTGGCGGCACGCAAGCTCATTCACGGCGGCGAGCGCGTCGCCGAGGTCATGGTGCGTACGGGACGCCAGTGGCACCCGGACCGCATCGACTTCGCCGAGGTCGGCGGCGAGCTGGCCCTCGTGTTCCACCGGGAAGGCCGGGTCTACTCCGTCGACACGGTCCAGATCACAGACGGCCTGATCACCGCGTACCGCAGGGTCATGAACCCCGACAAACTCGTGCGCGTCTGA